In one window of Vibrio pelagius DNA:
- a CDS encoding DUF3131 domain-containing protein produces the protein MGFKKSMVNARHHIVFILGLATALIIAFSIETRESGRVLGNITFEIPEDIPFKSSRVLSEQEYEWASVAWQYFENNYQENTGLVNSVDGYPSTTMWDTASYLMGLISAEKINIISTEEFELRMEKALATLARLPLVDGLLPNKAYNTQTLEMVDYANNPIENGIGWSAIDIGRILVPMNIMIWQYPQFNKQVNDVLNHWKVSAMLVDGYMYGARPTSDASVMELVQEGRIGYEEYASKSLALMGRDVFNSMKYIDYLEMVDIYGIEIPTDKRDPSKFHAHNYVVSESYILDGIEFGADSVSKVFAHRIFQAQERRYEDTGIVTAVSEDNVDEAPYFVYNTVFSDGEKWNAISDDGKDQSHLKTLSTKAAFGWYALYDSDYTDVLINEASDLYSDEKGWYSGRYEIDGRTNKAVTANTNGIVLESLAYIENGPLLTIGELK, from the coding sequence ATGGGGTTTAAAAAATCGATGGTTAACGCTCGCCATCATATTGTGTTCATCTTGGGCTTAGCGACAGCGCTTATTATTGCTTTCAGCATCGAAACTCGCGAATCGGGAAGAGTACTCGGAAATATTACCTTCGAAATTCCAGAAGATATTCCATTTAAGTCTTCACGCGTACTCTCCGAGCAGGAGTACGAGTGGGCAAGTGTGGCTTGGCAATATTTTGAGAACAACTATCAAGAAAATACAGGCTTAGTGAATTCAGTGGATGGTTATCCATCGACCACTATGTGGGATACCGCTTCTTATTTAATGGGACTCATTTCAGCAGAGAAGATCAATATCATTTCAACAGAAGAGTTTGAGCTGCGTATGGAAAAAGCACTCGCGACTTTGGCGCGCTTGCCGCTCGTTGATGGCCTATTACCCAATAAGGCTTACAACACGCAAACTCTAGAGATGGTGGACTACGCCAACAATCCTATTGAAAACGGCATTGGCTGGTCGGCGATCGATATCGGTCGAATCCTTGTTCCTATGAACATTATGATTTGGCAATACCCGCAGTTTAATAAGCAGGTAAATGACGTACTCAACCACTGGAAAGTGAGTGCAATGCTGGTGGACGGTTATATGTACGGTGCTCGTCCAACATCCGATGCAAGCGTTATGGAGTTAGTGCAAGAGGGTCGTATTGGTTACGAAGAGTATGCGTCCAAGTCATTAGCTTTGATGGGGCGTGATGTATTTAACTCTATGAAATATATCGATTACCTAGAGATGGTTGATATCTATGGTATCGAAATTCCGACAGATAAACGTGACCCTTCAAAATTCCACGCCCATAACTATGTAGTGAGTGAATCTTACATTCTTGATGGTATTGAGTTTGGTGCGGACAGTGTTTCAAAGGTATTTGCACACCGTATTTTCCAAGCTCAAGAGCGTCGTTACGAAGACACAGGTATTGTTACCGCTGTGAGTGAGGATAACGTTGATGAGGCGCCATACTTTGTCTACAACACGGTATTCTCGGATGGTGAAAAATGGAATGCCATCTCTGATGACGGTAAAGACCAATCACACCTAAAAACTCTTTCAACTAAAGCCGCATTCGGTTGGTACGCGCTTTATGATTCAGATTACACCGATGTTCTGATCAACGAAGCTTCTGACCTTTATTCGGATGAGAAAGGTTGGTACTCAGGTCGTTATGAAATTGATGGGCGCACTAACAAAGCAGTGACAGCAAACACCAACGGAATCGTCCTTGAGTCATTGGCATACATTGAGAATGGGCCGCTATTGACGATTGGTGAGTTGAAGTAA
- a CDS encoding cellulose synthase catalytic subunit: MDNYFEKFEHRVPPEPVPHSIPRELLYQYLATCNLTLGIWYLGWRWMYALNYDALWFSLPLAFAESCAFIGSMLFTYNLWKVEDEPKKAPPYKISECSLDTQEDRPISVDVFFPSYDEEPELVKLSILDAQKITYPHDITIKIFILDDGKRPEMEAMAKEMGIGYITRDGNVGFKAGNLRNAMERTSGDFVVICDADTRPFSTILENTLGYFRDPTVAWVQTPQWFFDLPEGERLPKFLERKLGKWAKSIGSGIERFYGPVTLGEDPFVNDPQMFYDVIQRRRNWVNASFCCGAGSIHRREAVMEAALRAYAEQITKEQDEIEAQIRRLTKEKKVDQSVSDNLRDEILFDTEFTPYKFHVSEDLYTSIVLHSDRERNWRSVMHPNVESKMLSPQDLQTWTVQRFKYSGGSIDIFMNDNPIFRKGLNFKQKLMYGASFWSNLSAIWNIIFLACPIIYFLTSIAPVSAYDVTFYLHFLPYVITAELAMMIGTWGVAGYKGKTNFLSFFPVNLRALWTVLRGRKISFPTTPKERQTGNFFKLVIPQAAVFGLSLFSLLFAWFGHSTGSWGDYSVGGLVLNTFWILNNMLAMWGMIAAAFWTPPAESEGEETANSEELKYGV; encoded by the coding sequence ATGGATAATTATTTTGAGAAGTTTGAGCACAGAGTACCACCAGAGCCTGTGCCACATAGTATTCCCAGAGAACTTCTATATCAGTATTTGGCAACATGTAACTTAACACTTGGCATTTGGTATTTAGGTTGGCGCTGGATGTATGCCCTTAACTACGACGCTTTGTGGTTTTCGTTGCCTTTGGCATTTGCAGAATCTTGTGCCTTTATTGGTTCGATGCTGTTCACTTATAACTTGTGGAAAGTCGAGGATGAACCAAAGAAAGCGCCACCATACAAGATTTCAGAGTGTAGCTTAGACACTCAAGAAGACAGACCTATCAGTGTTGACGTGTTCTTTCCAAGCTACGATGAAGAGCCCGAACTGGTTAAGCTGAGTATATTAGACGCGCAGAAAATCACTTACCCGCACGATATCACCATCAAAATCTTCATTCTTGATGATGGTAAACGACCTGAAATGGAAGCGATGGCCAAAGAAATGGGCATTGGCTACATTACTCGCGACGGTAATGTCGGCTTTAAGGCAGGTAATTTAAGAAACGCGATGGAACGCACTAGCGGAGACTTCGTTGTCATCTGTGATGCTGATACGCGTCCTTTCTCAACCATTCTTGAAAACACGCTTGGTTACTTCAGAGATCCAACAGTGGCTTGGGTTCAAACACCTCAATGGTTCTTCGACCTACCAGAAGGCGAGCGTTTACCTAAGTTCCTTGAAAGAAAGTTGGGTAAATGGGCAAAATCTATCGGTTCAGGTATCGAAAGGTTCTATGGTCCAGTCACACTTGGTGAAGACCCATTTGTAAATGATCCACAGATGTTTTACGACGTCATTCAACGCCGTCGTAACTGGGTAAACGCATCATTCTGCTGTGGCGCAGGGTCGATTCACCGCCGTGAAGCAGTCATGGAAGCGGCGTTAAGAGCTTATGCAGAACAGATTACTAAAGAACAAGATGAAATCGAGGCGCAGATCCGTCGTCTAACCAAAGAGAAAAAGGTCGACCAGTCGGTGTCGGATAATTTGCGCGATGAAATCTTGTTTGATACGGAATTCACGCCTTACAAATTTCACGTATCTGAAGATCTTTACACGTCGATCGTGCTCCACTCTGATCGCGAGCGTAACTGGCGTTCCGTTATGCACCCTAATGTAGAGAGTAAAATGCTCTCTCCACAAGATCTACAAACGTGGACAGTACAACGATTTAAGTACTCTGGTGGGTCGATTGACATCTTTATGAATGACAACCCGATTTTCCGCAAAGGGCTCAACTTCAAACAGAAGCTGATGTATGGCGCGAGTTTTTGGTCCAATTTGTCGGCTATCTGGAACATTATTTTCCTAGCGTGTCCAATTATCTACTTCCTCACTTCAATTGCACCAGTAAGTGCCTATGACGTGACGTTCTATTTGCACTTCTTACCTTATGTTATCACTGCTGAGTTGGCGATGATGATAGGGACTTGGGGCGTCGCGGGCTATAAAGGCAAAACGAACTTCCTTTCATTCTTCCCGGTTAACTTGCGGGCGTTATGGACAGTGCTACGCGGGCGGAAAATCAGCTTCCCGACAACACCGAAAGAACGACAAACAGGTAACTTTTTCAAGCTAGTCATTCCGCAAGCGGCGGTATTCGGATTAAGTCTGTTTAGCTTGCTGTTTGCATGGTTTGGTCACTCAACCGGTTCATGGGGCGATTACTCTGTGGGCGGTCTTGTTCTAAATACATTTTGGATACTAAATAACATGTTGGCGATGTGGGGAATGATCGCAGCAGCATTCTGGACACCACCAGCTGAAAGCGAAGGTGAAGAAACTGCCAATTCAGAGGAGTTGAAGTATGGGGTTTAA
- a CDS encoding ATP-binding protein, translated as MLDVFEQAYKSSLETSRQVAIELNDYWSGIGISPVLATQLELCVVEMVNNTYIHAYSEQEGKPVKVKCNLNEDSETKTICIDIIDRGESMTQTQLEKALSNEFVDMDPDDDTTWTTSGRGFMIVSALMDDVKLRVEDGENCFMMTKELEESDLIENVSPP; from the coding sequence ATGTTAGACGTATTCGAACAAGCGTACAAAAGCTCTTTAGAGACTTCACGTCAAGTCGCAATAGAACTCAACGATTATTGGTCTGGTATAGGCATTTCTCCCGTGTTGGCCACTCAACTGGAGTTGTGTGTGGTTGAGATGGTGAACAACACTTACATACATGCGTATAGCGAACAAGAAGGCAAGCCTGTCAAAGTAAAGTGCAATCTCAATGAAGACTCAGAAACAAAGACCATCTGTATCGACATCATCGATAGAGGTGAGTCTATGACACAAACGCAACTGGAAAAGGCACTGTCCAATGAGTTTGTTGATATGGACCCGGATGACGACACGACTTGGACAACATCCGGAAGAGGATTCATGATCGTTTCTGCTTTGATGGATGACGTCAAGCTACGCGTAGAAGATGGAGAAAACTGCTTCATGATGACCAAAGAGCTAGAGGAAAGTGACCTCATAGAGAATGTGTCTCCCCCCTAA
- a CDS encoding sugar phosphate nucleotidyltransferase yields MKGMILAAGKGTRVKPITQSLPKPMIPILGKPVMESMIELFSQHNINKIVINTSHLAEVIEGYFGDGHHFDVQLSYSYEGECVDGKYQSKALGSAGGMQKIQQFSGFFDETFVVVCGDAWIDLDLTEAVRKHKKNGGIATIITKSVILDDVEKYGVVVADEKGLVTSFQEKPSKEEALSTQINTGIYIFEPAIFDYIPKEGEYDIGSELFPMLVEKHVPFYAVEMNFQWLDVGNITDIWSVTKDILEGKVPGYRIPGTQVKAGVWVGINTVVDLNNCNLQPPVVIGSGCKVDPNAKVIGPALIGANCQLDEKAVVEESLIFDNIHIKENCHIKHQTIFGQYCIGHDGVQNHDLDWCNLRSHAAHNRVSDMLNGM; encoded by the coding sequence ATGAAGGGAATGATCTTAGCGGCAGGGAAAGGTACACGAGTGAAGCCAATCACTCAATCGCTGCCTAAGCCAATGATCCCAATTCTGGGTAAGCCGGTAATGGAATCGATGATTGAGCTCTTTTCGCAACACAATATCAATAAGATTGTGATTAACACTAGTCACTTAGCTGAAGTGATCGAAGGGTATTTCGGCGATGGGCATCATTTCGACGTTCAGCTCTCTTACTCTTATGAGGGCGAATGCGTTGATGGTAAGTATCAAAGCAAAGCGCTCGGTTCTGCTGGTGGGATGCAGAAAATTCAACAGTTTTCAGGCTTCTTTGATGAAACTTTTGTGGTGGTTTGTGGTGATGCTTGGATTGATTTGGATCTGACAGAAGCCGTACGTAAGCATAAAAAGAATGGCGGCATCGCTACTATTATTACCAAAAGTGTCATTCTAGATGACGTTGAAAAATACGGCGTTGTCGTTGCGGACGAAAAAGGGCTGGTCACTAGTTTCCAAGAAAAACCATCAAAAGAAGAAGCACTCTCTACGCAAATCAACACAGGTATCTACATCTTTGAGCCTGCGATCTTTGACTACATTCCGAAAGAGGGCGAATACGACATTGGTAGTGAGTTGTTCCCAATGTTGGTGGAGAAGCACGTCCCGTTTTACGCGGTTGAAATGAACTTCCAGTGGCTTGACGTAGGTAATATCACCGATATCTGGAGTGTGACCAAAGATATATTAGAAGGCAAAGTACCGGGCTACCGCATTCCAGGAACTCAAGTTAAAGCTGGGGTGTGGGTCGGGATCAATACGGTTGTTGACCTGAATAACTGTAATCTTCAGCCTCCCGTTGTAATAGGTAGCGGATGCAAAGTCGATCCGAATGCCAAAGTGATCGGTCCTGCGCTTATTGGGGCTAATTGTCAGTTGGATGAAAAAGCAGTGGTCGAAGAGTCACTTATCTTCGACAACATCCATATCAAGGAAAATTGTCATATAAAGCATCAAACCATTTTTGGTCAGTACTGCATTGGTCATGATGGTGTGCAGAATCATGACTTGGACTGGTGCAATCTTCGTTCTCATGCTGCGCACAATCGTGTATCAGACATGTTGAATGGTATGTAG
- a CDS encoding STAS domain-containing protein, translating into MRYEISQQGNSTVLQVNEERFDAKLAPQFREVLETLTPELLPNVVLDISNVKFMDSSGLGAVMGVYKMLRDKKIAVANAQKPVQDLFKLTRMDRLIKTYTSVDEALATAV; encoded by the coding sequence ATGCGATATGAAATTAGTCAACAAGGCAACAGCACAGTTCTTCAAGTAAACGAAGAGCGATTTGACGCCAAATTAGCACCCCAGTTTAGAGAAGTTTTGGAGACACTTACGCCTGAGCTATTACCAAACGTTGTGCTAGATATTAGCAACGTTAAGTTTATGGATAGCAGTGGCTTGGGTGCAGTAATGGGTGTGTACAAGATGCTTCGCGATAAGAAAATTGCCGTTGCTAACGCTCAAAAGCCAGTTCAAGACCTGTTTAAACTTACGCGTATGGATAGGTTGATCAAGACTTATACCAGTGTCGATGAAGCACTCGCAACCGCTGTGTAA
- a CDS encoding PP2C family protein-serine/threonine phosphatase, producing the protein MKDILLVDDNRTILVYMSSVLKKRGYQIHTATSGEIALQMLADNADIQFVLSDWMMPGMSGVDLCNELKSKNYHRYIFFVLLSSKGDEASIISGIDAGADGFIDKKTSIDELDARIRAGFRTLALHNEVVDKNTKLDQAYETIKRDLDSASELIRQILPKTKHFSCVELSYISLPSAQVGGDMLGYMQLDTDHVAFYLFDVAGHGVSSALMSFSVQTSLSVQNGSSSVVLKNDGDTSTVCAPADVVSKLNEMYMSSDANILYFTMIYAVLNVKTGLMSYCCAGHPPLVWCHGNQGNAELIGHDNFVVGAFDDVEYQAAQIQLEPGDKIWFYSDGITEADNGDEQYSEEGLRNAIEQLNQYPIQQQTELLVNSVRDWTKSDCFDDDVSVLVAEWKGPQEGEAQCDMKLVNKATAQFFK; encoded by the coding sequence ATGAAGGATATTCTGCTTGTTGATGATAACCGAACCATCCTGGTTTATATGAGTTCGGTTTTAAAAAAGCGCGGTTATCAGATACATACTGCAACTAGCGGTGAGATAGCGTTGCAGATGTTAGCAGATAACGCCGACATTCAATTTGTACTTAGCGACTGGATGATGCCAGGAATGAGCGGGGTAGATCTTTGCAACGAGCTTAAATCCAAAAACTACCATCGCTACATCTTCTTTGTTCTTCTCTCTTCTAAAGGTGATGAAGCGTCCATTATCAGTGGCATTGACGCAGGTGCCGATGGTTTCATTGATAAGAAAACTTCAATCGACGAACTTGACGCGCGTATTCGCGCTGGGTTTCGCACTCTAGCACTTCATAACGAGGTCGTTGATAAAAACACTAAATTGGATCAAGCGTACGAAACGATTAAGCGAGACCTTGACTCCGCAAGTGAACTCATTCGTCAAATCTTACCCAAAACAAAACATTTTAGCTGTGTAGAGTTGAGCTACATCTCGCTCCCAAGTGCTCAAGTGGGTGGTGATATGTTGGGCTACATGCAGCTAGACACCGATCACGTTGCTTTCTACCTGTTTGACGTTGCCGGTCATGGCGTCTCTTCGGCACTAATGTCTTTCTCGGTGCAAACCAGCTTATCCGTTCAGAATGGTAGCTCTTCTGTGGTTCTGAAAAACGATGGCGATACATCAACCGTGTGTGCGCCTGCAGATGTGGTTTCTAAACTCAATGAAATGTACATGAGTAGTGATGCCAATATCCTTTATTTCACAATGATTTATGCCGTGCTCAATGTTAAGACAGGTCTAATGTCGTACTGCTGTGCAGGTCATCCACCTTTGGTATGGTGTCACGGCAATCAAGGAAATGCAGAACTGATTGGTCACGATAACTTCGTTGTTGGCGCCTTTGACGATGTCGAATATCAAGCTGCGCAAATTCAACTCGAACCAGGCGATAAAATCTGGTTTTACTCGGATGGTATTACAGAAGCGGATAACGGAGACGAGCAATACTCCGAAGAAGGCTTGCGTAATGCGATCGAACAACTGAATCAATACCCGATTCAACAGCAAACCGAATTACTAGTAAACAGTGTTAGAGACTGGACGAAGTCAGATTGTTTTGATGACGACGTCAGTGTTCTAGTTGCGGAATGGAAAGGTCCTCAGGAAGGAGAAGCTCAATGCGATATGAAATTAGTCAACAAGGCAACAGCACAGTTCTTCAAGTAA